Proteins encoded together in one Musa acuminata AAA Group cultivar baxijiao chromosome BXJ3-6, Cavendish_Baxijiao_AAA, whole genome shotgun sequence window:
- the LOC135640301 gene encoding probable carboxylesterase 18 → MSPAAVAPPLSRTKRFVIAAVSAINDAACRSDGTVNRRLVSFLDARVAASAKPFRGVRTADVPVDLSRDLWFRLFVPSSVSDGERLPVIVYFHGGGFAFLSPDSYLFDDVCRRICRTVHALVVSVNYRLAPEHRCPAQYEDGVHVLRFLDGGGLLYADPSAADLADLSSCFLVGDSAGGNIVHHVARRWAADADGGWKRLRLAGMVLIQPYFGGEERTEAELRLVGAPLVSVERTDWLWRAFLPEGADRDHEASNVFGPRAVGELEEALPAAMVVVGGFDPLQDWQRRYYKGLRARGKSARLVEYPEAFHSFYSFPDLKQSTVLMEEIKSFVDRPRPRKEEDRERSGGGDKHSNIEEW, encoded by the coding sequence ATGTCGCCCGCCGCAGTGGCTCCCCCCCTCTCGCGCACCAAGCGGTTCGTCATCGCCGCCGTTTCCGCTATCAACGACGCAGCTTGCCGCTCCGACGGCACCGTCAACCGCCGCCTCGTGTCGTTTCTCGACGCCCGGGTCGCCGCCTCCGCCAAACCCTTTCGTGGCGTCCGCACTGCCGACGTCCCCGTTGACCTCTCCCGTGATCTGTGGTTCCGACTCTTCGTCCCCTCTTCCGTTTCTGACGGCGAACGGCTTCCCGTCATCGTCTACTTCCACGGAGGCGGGTTCGCCTTCCTGTCCCCCGACTCCTACCTTTTCGACGACGTGTGCCGCCGGATCTGCCGCACGGTCCACGCCCTCGTGGTATCCGTCAACTACCGCCTCGCGCCGGAGCACCGGTGCCCGGCGCAGTACGAGGACGGGGTTCACGTGCTCCGCTTCCTGGACGGCGGCGGCCTCTTGTACGCTGACCCCTCCGCTGCAGATCTTGCCGACCTATCCAGCTGCTTCCTCGTGGGCGATTCCGCCGGCGGAAACATCGTCCACCACGTAGCCCGGCGCTGGGCAGCGGACGCCGACGGCGGGTGGAAGAGGCTGCGACTGGCGGGAATGGTGCTGATCCAGCCCTACTTCGGTGGCGAGGAGCGCACAGAGGCTGAGCTGAGGCTGGTCGGTGCACCGCTGGTGTCGGTGGAGAGGACGGACTGGCTGTGGCGGGCGTTCCTTCCGGAGGGAGCGGACCGGGACCACGAGGCGTCGAACGTGTTCGGGCCGCGGGCGGTGGGGGAGCTGGAGGAGGCTCTGCCGGCGGCGATGGTGGTGGTAGGGGGCTTCGACCCGCTGCAGGACTGGCAGCGGAGGTACTACAAGGGGCTGAGGGCGAGGGGCAAGTCGGCGCGGCTGGTGGAGTACCCGGAGGCCTTCCACTCCTTCTACTCCTTCCCTGATCTGAAGCAATCCACAGTGCTCATGGAGGAGATCAAGAGCTTCGTCGACAGGCCCCGACCTCGGAAGGAGGAGGACAGAGAACGAAGTGGTGGTGGTGACAAGCACAGTAATATTGAAGAGtggtag